One genomic segment of Mangifera indica cultivar Alphonso chromosome 6, CATAS_Mindica_2.1, whole genome shotgun sequence includes these proteins:
- the LOC123219095 gene encoding protein SCAR1-like isoform X1, with the protein MPLLRFPVRNEYSLGHPDLYKGANKEDPKAVLDGVAVAGLVGILRQLGDLAEFAAEVFHGLQEQVMTTASRSHRLMVRMQHIEASLPSLEKAVLAQTSHIHFAYTAGSEWHPRIGNEQNHFVYSDLPRFIMDSYEECRDPPHLQLLDKYDAGGPGSCLKRYSDPTFFKRISGSSIGATAEKLQRDKKTRKSKKKRSSQRNGEISHIASMPNHSGRFHMSSQAVNGQSISQTASTIDMKLKSDFGDHSNSFDSRTGSGYIEHVFNLSSSLQPGDQESKESTSSLMQHIDTLDSVFLDESTQILDDNFPCGSSQEQTAPRFSCVTWDEKAEIVGLKDKKCDRGEDPQVLSNRDTPDRGTANLVNDDHMDVMISDEDTPELIFDTNQLDEVESEPDTYMDALNTIESESEIDRDYQTKREVKQYSSDVKNERKEHGINGSMEHDSDHYPSTIESHTVSNILPSNGIPSALNSVLSETIFLETQISGKSSNSAHSLGTDVCACADILDISRAESVVMDGPPAESVVVDGPQAESLVIDGLQAESVVTDGPQAESVAIDGLQAESVVGDACQAESVVGDACQAQSVIIDGPRAESVISDPSSSDARISGSWDLSGDKVINSFRESQQSHAECSGVQSVTFWTNGNLLGLEPSKPPAFAVSNATDQYYVAGSTCEKVGPPNPALKSDGQKGKPNTLVESAESVKAVSSSSNGKVQLLDSKAEKSIGSQNGFNRGHEGVLNGTSVAVSGTELASDVKVKSTEANHGNDGNSSLVFTLGHRLLVNGFHRKLPLAHSEKSESVGSLVASVLDRDSGNHSDANRPILKTTFVEQFGHGSPLGSLTSSPPLERMKISFNPIDGLETSKLKLKFPDGNQSHEGIRDMFASFQLVPEPAIPRNVDGSDSDDDTFCRSSPYMSDDCPSHQSESNSEQWESDESPGESKDHELYDALSRIPSMETVSSSLQMEGATKNGMHVEHGLQSTYTESNVEPSLSSLDLPSFGAMNPVLPGEIKSTGPKNIEHLENYGEVTPLPPPLPPVQWRVTKPHSDMAAEEQYSVSEAFKHALDLKHLGSIINQQPEYRPSNQLSSKKENTISYCHSEHEDQQKLNRQKKANQVANGKGFDEEDFLHQIRSKSFSLRPTVATRPIFASGPAANVKVTAIIEKAHAIRQVVGSDDGEDDDNWSDS; encoded by the exons ATGCCGTTGCTGAGGTTCCCCGTCAGAAATGAGTACAGCCTGGGCCATCCCGACCTCTACAAGGGGGCCAATAAAGAAGATCCCAAAGCCGTGCTTGACGGTGTTGCTGTAGCTGGCCTTGTTGGGATCTTGCGTCAATTAGGCGATCTTGCTGA GTTTGCGGCAGAGGTTTTTCATGGGTTGCAGGAGCAAGTGATGACAACAGCTTCAAGAAGTCATAGGTTGATGGTTCGCATGCAACACATTGAAGCTTCGCTTCCTTCTCTTGAGAAGGCTGTACTGGCCCAAACAAGCCACATTCATTTTGCTTACACTGCTG GTTCTGAGTGGCATCCTCGTATTGGAAATGAGCAAAACCATTTTGTCTACAGTGACTTGCCACGATTTATTATGGATTCCTATGAAGAATGTCGTGATCCTCCACACCTGCAGTTGCTTGACAA ATATGATGCTGGTGGGCCTGGGTCTTGTCTGAAGAGATATTCAGATCCAACCTTCTTCAAAAGAATATCAGGTAGCTCCATTGGAGCAACTGCTGAGAAATTACAACGAGATAAGAAGACTCGTAAAAGCAAG AAAAAAAGGTCCTCTCAGAGGAATGGAGAAATATCACACATTGCATCAATGCCCAATCACAGTGGCag ATTCCATATGTCATCTCAAGCTGTTAATGGACAAAGTATTTCCCAAACTGCATCTACCATTGACATGAAATTGAAATCAGACTTTGGAGAtcattcaaattcatttgattCAAGAACTGGTTCAGGTTATATTGAACATGTTTTCAATCTAAGTTCTTCCTTGCAACCTGGAGATCAAGAGTCTAAGGAATCCACTTCTAGTTTGATGCAGCATATTGATACCCTTGATTCTGTTTTTCTGGATGAGTCAACTCAGATATTAGATGACAATTTTCCATGCGGTTCATCACAAGAGCAAACTGCTCCAAGATTTTCTTGTGTTACTTGGGATGAAAAGGCTGAAATAGTGGGGCTGAAGGATAAAAAATGTGACAGGGGTGAAGACCCACAAGTGCTTTCAAACAGAGATACACCGGACAGAGGAACTGCCAACCTTGTAAATGATGATCACATGGATGTCATGATATCTGATGAAGACACTCCTGAATTGATCTTTGATACAAATCAGCTTGATGAAGTTGAAAGTGAACCAGACACTTATATGGATGCTCTTAATACCATTGAGTCGGAATCTGAAATTGATCGTGATTACCAAACAAAACGAGAAGTGAAGCAATATTCATCTGACGtcaaaaatgaaagaaaagaacatgGAATAAATGGGTCCATGGAACATGATTCAGATCATTATCCATCTACAATTGAGTCTCATACTGTATCCAACATCTTACCCAGTAATGGAATCCCCAGTGCTCTAAACTCAGTCCTCTCGGAGACTATTTTCCTTGAGACACAAATTTCTGGAAAGTCTTCTAATTCAGCCCATTCACTGGGCACTGATGTATGTGCTTGTGCTGATATTCTTGACATTTCACGAGCAGAATCGGTTGTCATGGATGGCCCACCAGCAGAATCAGTTGTTGTTGATGGCCCACAGGCAGAGTCACTTGTCATTGATGGCTTACAAGCAGAATCAGTTGTCACTGATGGCCCACAAGCAGAATCAGTTGCCATCGATGGTCTTCAAGCAGAATCAGTTGTTGGTGATGCTTGTCAAGCAGAATCAGTTGTTGGTGATGCTTGTCAAGCACAATCAGTTATCATTGATGGTCCAAGAGCAGAGTCTGTCATAAGTGATCCATCATCCTCTGACGCCAGAATTTCTGGTTCTTGGGATCTATCTGGTGATAAGGTCATAAACAGTTTTAGAGAATCTCAACAATCTCATGCTGAATGTTCTGGTGTTCAATCAGTTACATTCTGGACAAATGGTAACCTATTGGGACTGGAGCCGTCAAAACCTCCTGCTTTTGCTGTGTCAAATGCCACTGATCAGTATTATGTTGCTGGAAGTACATGTGAAAAAGTAGGTCCTCCAAATCCAGCCCTCAAGAGTGATGGGCAAAAAGGAAAACCAAATACATTGGTTGAGAGTGCTGAAAGTGTTAAGGCAGTTTCAAGTTCTAGTAATGGAAAAGTTCAACTTCTAGATTCTAAAGCTGAAAAATCCATTGGTTCACAAAATGGTTTTAATCGTGGTCATGAAGGTGTCTTGAATGGAACTTCTGTAGCTGTGTCAGGAACAGAGCTGGCATCAGATGTCAAAGTAAAATCAACGGAAGCAAATCATGGAAATGATGGAAACTCATCTTTAGTGTTTACACTGGGCCATAGGTTACTTGTAAATGGTTTTCATAGAAAGTTGCCCCTTGCTCACAGTGAAAAATCTGAATCAGTAGGCTCTCTTGTAGCTAGTGTGTTAGATCGGGATAGTGGGAACCATTCTGATGCAAATCGACCAATTTTAAAGACGACCTTTGTGGAGCAGTTTGGGCATGGATCTCCTCTAGGTTCACTCACTTCTTCACCGCCACTTGAGCGTATGAAAATATCTTTCAACCCTATAGATGGCCTTGAGACTTCTAAActgaaactaaaatttcctGATGGAAATCAATCCCATGAAGGCATTAGAGATATGTTTGCTTCATTTCAGTTGGTCCCAGAGCCTGCTATTCCACGGAACGTTGATGGTTCTGATTCTGATGATGATACCTTCTGCAGATCATCTCCTTATATGTCAGATGATTGTCCTAGCCACCAGTCTGAGTCAAATTCAGAGCAGTGGGAATCTGATGAATCCCCCGGAGAAAGCAAGGACCATGAGCTATATGATGCTTTAAGTCGAATTCCATCAATGGAAACTGTTTCAAGCTCTCTTCAAATGGAAGGAGCAACTAAGAATGGCATGCATGTGGAGCATGGACTTCAAAGTACCTATACAGAGAGTAATGTAGAACCTTCTCTGTCAAGTCTTGATCTTCCAAGTTTTGGTGCCATGAACCCTGTATTACCGGGAGAAATAAAGTCTACTGGTCCTAAAAATATCGAACACTTGGAAAACTATGGGGAAGTCACCCCACTGCCACCGCCTCTCCCTCCAGTGCAATGGCGGGTCACTAAGCCACATTCAGATATGGCTGCAGAGGAACAATATTCTGTATCAGAGGCTTTTAAACATGCATTAGATCTGAAGCATTTGGGATCTATCATCAATCAGCAACCTGAGTACCGCCCATCTAATCAACTATCCTCAAAAAAGGAGAACACTATTTCTTATTGCCACAGCGAG CATGAAGACCAGCAGAAGTTGAATAGGCAGAAGAAAGCTAATCAGGTTGCAAATGGCAAGGGGTTTGATGAGGAGGATTTCTTGCATCAAATTAGGAGTAAA TCATTCAGCCTAAGGCCGACAGTTGCAACAAGGCCAATCTTTGCATCAGGTCCAGCTGCAAATGTCAAAGTCACCGCAATTATAGAGAAAGCACATGCAATCCGGCAG GTTGTTGGAAGTGATGATGGTGAGGATGATGATAACTGGAGTGACAGTTGA
- the LOC123219095 gene encoding protein SCAR3-like isoform X2 encodes MPLLRFPVRNEYSLGHPDLYKGANKEDPKAVLDGVAVAGLVGILRQLGDLAEFAAEVFHGLQEQVMTTASRSHRLMVRMQHIEASLPSLEKAVLAQTSHIHFAYTAGSEWHPRIGNEQNHFVYSDLPRFIMDSYEECRDPPHLQLLDKYDAGGPGSCLKRYSDPTFFKRISGSSIGATAEKLQRDKKTRKSKKKRSSQRNGEISHIASMPNHSGRFHMSSQAVNGQSISQTASTIDMKLKSDFGDHSNSFDSRTGSGYIEHVFNLSSSLQPGDQESKESTSSLMQHIDTLDSVFLDESTQILDDNFPCGSSQEQTAPRFSCVTWDEKAEIVGLKDKKCDRGEDPQVLSNRDTPDRGTANLVNDDHMDVMISDEDTPELIFDTNQLDEVESEPDTYMDALNTIESESEIDRDYQTKREVKQYSSDVKNERKEHGINGSMEHDSDHYPSTIESHTVSNILPSNGIPSALNSVLSETIFLETQISGKSSNSAHSLGTDVCACADILDISRAESVVMDGPPAESVVVDGPQAESLVIDGLQAESVVTDGPQAESVAIDGLQAESVVGDACQAQSVIIDGPRAESVISDPSSSDARISGSWDLSGDKVINSFRESQQSHAECSGVQSVTFWTNGNLLGLEPSKPPAFAVSNATDQYYVAGSTCEKVGPPNPALKSDGQKGKPNTLVESAESVKAVSSSSNGKVQLLDSKAEKSIGSQNGFNRGHEGVLNGTSVAVSGTELASDVKVKSTEANHGNDGNSSLVFTLGHRLLVNGFHRKLPLAHSEKSESVGSLVASVLDRDSGNHSDANRPILKTTFVEQFGHGSPLGSLTSSPPLERMKISFNPIDGLETSKLKLKFPDGNQSHEGIRDMFASFQLVPEPAIPRNVDGSDSDDDTFCRSSPYMSDDCPSHQSESNSEQWESDESPGESKDHELYDALSRIPSMETVSSSLQMEGATKNGMHVEHGLQSTYTESNVEPSLSSLDLPSFGAMNPVLPGEIKSTGPKNIEHLENYGEVTPLPPPLPPVQWRVTKPHSDMAAEEQYSVSEAFKHALDLKHLGSIINQQPEYRPSNQLSSKKENTISYCHSEHEDQQKLNRQKKANQVANGKGFDEEDFLHQIRSKSFSLRPTVATRPIFASGPAANVKVTAIIEKAHAIRQVVGSDDGEDDDNWSDS; translated from the exons ATGCCGTTGCTGAGGTTCCCCGTCAGAAATGAGTACAGCCTGGGCCATCCCGACCTCTACAAGGGGGCCAATAAAGAAGATCCCAAAGCCGTGCTTGACGGTGTTGCTGTAGCTGGCCTTGTTGGGATCTTGCGTCAATTAGGCGATCTTGCTGA GTTTGCGGCAGAGGTTTTTCATGGGTTGCAGGAGCAAGTGATGACAACAGCTTCAAGAAGTCATAGGTTGATGGTTCGCATGCAACACATTGAAGCTTCGCTTCCTTCTCTTGAGAAGGCTGTACTGGCCCAAACAAGCCACATTCATTTTGCTTACACTGCTG GTTCTGAGTGGCATCCTCGTATTGGAAATGAGCAAAACCATTTTGTCTACAGTGACTTGCCACGATTTATTATGGATTCCTATGAAGAATGTCGTGATCCTCCACACCTGCAGTTGCTTGACAA ATATGATGCTGGTGGGCCTGGGTCTTGTCTGAAGAGATATTCAGATCCAACCTTCTTCAAAAGAATATCAGGTAGCTCCATTGGAGCAACTGCTGAGAAATTACAACGAGATAAGAAGACTCGTAAAAGCAAG AAAAAAAGGTCCTCTCAGAGGAATGGAGAAATATCACACATTGCATCAATGCCCAATCACAGTGGCag ATTCCATATGTCATCTCAAGCTGTTAATGGACAAAGTATTTCCCAAACTGCATCTACCATTGACATGAAATTGAAATCAGACTTTGGAGAtcattcaaattcatttgattCAAGAACTGGTTCAGGTTATATTGAACATGTTTTCAATCTAAGTTCTTCCTTGCAACCTGGAGATCAAGAGTCTAAGGAATCCACTTCTAGTTTGATGCAGCATATTGATACCCTTGATTCTGTTTTTCTGGATGAGTCAACTCAGATATTAGATGACAATTTTCCATGCGGTTCATCACAAGAGCAAACTGCTCCAAGATTTTCTTGTGTTACTTGGGATGAAAAGGCTGAAATAGTGGGGCTGAAGGATAAAAAATGTGACAGGGGTGAAGACCCACAAGTGCTTTCAAACAGAGATACACCGGACAGAGGAACTGCCAACCTTGTAAATGATGATCACATGGATGTCATGATATCTGATGAAGACACTCCTGAATTGATCTTTGATACAAATCAGCTTGATGAAGTTGAAAGTGAACCAGACACTTATATGGATGCTCTTAATACCATTGAGTCGGAATCTGAAATTGATCGTGATTACCAAACAAAACGAGAAGTGAAGCAATATTCATCTGACGtcaaaaatgaaagaaaagaacatgGAATAAATGGGTCCATGGAACATGATTCAGATCATTATCCATCTACAATTGAGTCTCATACTGTATCCAACATCTTACCCAGTAATGGAATCCCCAGTGCTCTAAACTCAGTCCTCTCGGAGACTATTTTCCTTGAGACACAAATTTCTGGAAAGTCTTCTAATTCAGCCCATTCACTGGGCACTGATGTATGTGCTTGTGCTGATATTCTTGACATTTCACGAGCAGAATCGGTTGTCATGGATGGCCCACCAGCAGAATCAGTTGTTGTTGATGGCCCACAGGCAGAGTCACTTGTCATTGATGGCTTACAAGCAGAATCAGTTGTCACTGATGGCCCACAAGCAGAATCAGTTGCCATCGATGGTCTTCAAGCAGAATCAGTTGTTG GTGATGCTTGTCAAGCACAATCAGTTATCATTGATGGTCCAAGAGCAGAGTCTGTCATAAGTGATCCATCATCCTCTGACGCCAGAATTTCTGGTTCTTGGGATCTATCTGGTGATAAGGTCATAAACAGTTTTAGAGAATCTCAACAATCTCATGCTGAATGTTCTGGTGTTCAATCAGTTACATTCTGGACAAATGGTAACCTATTGGGACTGGAGCCGTCAAAACCTCCTGCTTTTGCTGTGTCAAATGCCACTGATCAGTATTATGTTGCTGGAAGTACATGTGAAAAAGTAGGTCCTCCAAATCCAGCCCTCAAGAGTGATGGGCAAAAAGGAAAACCAAATACATTGGTTGAGAGTGCTGAAAGTGTTAAGGCAGTTTCAAGTTCTAGTAATGGAAAAGTTCAACTTCTAGATTCTAAAGCTGAAAAATCCATTGGTTCACAAAATGGTTTTAATCGTGGTCATGAAGGTGTCTTGAATGGAACTTCTGTAGCTGTGTCAGGAACAGAGCTGGCATCAGATGTCAAAGTAAAATCAACGGAAGCAAATCATGGAAATGATGGAAACTCATCTTTAGTGTTTACACTGGGCCATAGGTTACTTGTAAATGGTTTTCATAGAAAGTTGCCCCTTGCTCACAGTGAAAAATCTGAATCAGTAGGCTCTCTTGTAGCTAGTGTGTTAGATCGGGATAGTGGGAACCATTCTGATGCAAATCGACCAATTTTAAAGACGACCTTTGTGGAGCAGTTTGGGCATGGATCTCCTCTAGGTTCACTCACTTCTTCACCGCCACTTGAGCGTATGAAAATATCTTTCAACCCTATAGATGGCCTTGAGACTTCTAAActgaaactaaaatttcctGATGGAAATCAATCCCATGAAGGCATTAGAGATATGTTTGCTTCATTTCAGTTGGTCCCAGAGCCTGCTATTCCACGGAACGTTGATGGTTCTGATTCTGATGATGATACCTTCTGCAGATCATCTCCTTATATGTCAGATGATTGTCCTAGCCACCAGTCTGAGTCAAATTCAGAGCAGTGGGAATCTGATGAATCCCCCGGAGAAAGCAAGGACCATGAGCTATATGATGCTTTAAGTCGAATTCCATCAATGGAAACTGTTTCAAGCTCTCTTCAAATGGAAGGAGCAACTAAGAATGGCATGCATGTGGAGCATGGACTTCAAAGTACCTATACAGAGAGTAATGTAGAACCTTCTCTGTCAAGTCTTGATCTTCCAAGTTTTGGTGCCATGAACCCTGTATTACCGGGAGAAATAAAGTCTACTGGTCCTAAAAATATCGAACACTTGGAAAACTATGGGGAAGTCACCCCACTGCCACCGCCTCTCCCTCCAGTGCAATGGCGGGTCACTAAGCCACATTCAGATATGGCTGCAGAGGAACAATATTCTGTATCAGAGGCTTTTAAACATGCATTAGATCTGAAGCATTTGGGATCTATCATCAATCAGCAACCTGAGTACCGCCCATCTAATCAACTATCCTCAAAAAAGGAGAACACTATTTCTTATTGCCACAGCGAG CATGAAGACCAGCAGAAGTTGAATAGGCAGAAGAAAGCTAATCAGGTTGCAAATGGCAAGGGGTTTGATGAGGAGGATTTCTTGCATCAAATTAGGAGTAAA TCATTCAGCCTAAGGCCGACAGTTGCAACAAGGCCAATCTTTGCATCAGGTCCAGCTGCAAATGTCAAAGTCACCGCAATTATAGAGAAAGCACATGCAATCCGGCAG GTTGTTGGAAGTGATGATGGTGAGGATGATGATAACTGGAGTGACAGTTGA
- the LOC123219095 gene encoding protein SCAR1-like isoform X3: MDSYEECRDPPHLQLLDKYDAGGPGSCLKRYSDPTFFKRISGSSIGATAEKLQRDKKTRKSKKKRSSQRNGEISHIASMPNHSGRFHMSSQAVNGQSISQTASTIDMKLKSDFGDHSNSFDSRTGSGYIEHVFNLSSSLQPGDQESKESTSSLMQHIDTLDSVFLDESTQILDDNFPCGSSQEQTAPRFSCVTWDEKAEIVGLKDKKCDRGEDPQVLSNRDTPDRGTANLVNDDHMDVMISDEDTPELIFDTNQLDEVESEPDTYMDALNTIESESEIDRDYQTKREVKQYSSDVKNERKEHGINGSMEHDSDHYPSTIESHTVSNILPSNGIPSALNSVLSETIFLETQISGKSSNSAHSLGTDVCACADILDISRAESVVMDGPPAESVVVDGPQAESLVIDGLQAESVVTDGPQAESVAIDGLQAESVVGDACQAESVVGDACQAQSVIIDGPRAESVISDPSSSDARISGSWDLSGDKVINSFRESQQSHAECSGVQSVTFWTNGNLLGLEPSKPPAFAVSNATDQYYVAGSTCEKVGPPNPALKSDGQKGKPNTLVESAESVKAVSSSSNGKVQLLDSKAEKSIGSQNGFNRGHEGVLNGTSVAVSGTELASDVKVKSTEANHGNDGNSSLVFTLGHRLLVNGFHRKLPLAHSEKSESVGSLVASVLDRDSGNHSDANRPILKTTFVEQFGHGSPLGSLTSSPPLERMKISFNPIDGLETSKLKLKFPDGNQSHEGIRDMFASFQLVPEPAIPRNVDGSDSDDDTFCRSSPYMSDDCPSHQSESNSEQWESDESPGESKDHELYDALSRIPSMETVSSSLQMEGATKNGMHVEHGLQSTYTESNVEPSLSSLDLPSFGAMNPVLPGEIKSTGPKNIEHLENYGEVTPLPPPLPPVQWRVTKPHSDMAAEEQYSVSEAFKHALDLKHLGSIINQQPEYRPSNQLSSKKENTISYCHSEHEDQQKLNRQKKANQVANGKGFDEEDFLHQIRSKSFSLRPTVATRPIFASGPAANVKVTAIIEKAHAIRQVVGSDDGEDDDNWSDS; the protein is encoded by the exons ATGGATTCCTATGAAGAATGTCGTGATCCTCCACACCTGCAGTTGCTTGACAA ATATGATGCTGGTGGGCCTGGGTCTTGTCTGAAGAGATATTCAGATCCAACCTTCTTCAAAAGAATATCAGGTAGCTCCATTGGAGCAACTGCTGAGAAATTACAACGAGATAAGAAGACTCGTAAAAGCAAG AAAAAAAGGTCCTCTCAGAGGAATGGAGAAATATCACACATTGCATCAATGCCCAATCACAGTGGCag ATTCCATATGTCATCTCAAGCTGTTAATGGACAAAGTATTTCCCAAACTGCATCTACCATTGACATGAAATTGAAATCAGACTTTGGAGAtcattcaaattcatttgattCAAGAACTGGTTCAGGTTATATTGAACATGTTTTCAATCTAAGTTCTTCCTTGCAACCTGGAGATCAAGAGTCTAAGGAATCCACTTCTAGTTTGATGCAGCATATTGATACCCTTGATTCTGTTTTTCTGGATGAGTCAACTCAGATATTAGATGACAATTTTCCATGCGGTTCATCACAAGAGCAAACTGCTCCAAGATTTTCTTGTGTTACTTGGGATGAAAAGGCTGAAATAGTGGGGCTGAAGGATAAAAAATGTGACAGGGGTGAAGACCCACAAGTGCTTTCAAACAGAGATACACCGGACAGAGGAACTGCCAACCTTGTAAATGATGATCACATGGATGTCATGATATCTGATGAAGACACTCCTGAATTGATCTTTGATACAAATCAGCTTGATGAAGTTGAAAGTGAACCAGACACTTATATGGATGCTCTTAATACCATTGAGTCGGAATCTGAAATTGATCGTGATTACCAAACAAAACGAGAAGTGAAGCAATATTCATCTGACGtcaaaaatgaaagaaaagaacatgGAATAAATGGGTCCATGGAACATGATTCAGATCATTATCCATCTACAATTGAGTCTCATACTGTATCCAACATCTTACCCAGTAATGGAATCCCCAGTGCTCTAAACTCAGTCCTCTCGGAGACTATTTTCCTTGAGACACAAATTTCTGGAAAGTCTTCTAATTCAGCCCATTCACTGGGCACTGATGTATGTGCTTGTGCTGATATTCTTGACATTTCACGAGCAGAATCGGTTGTCATGGATGGCCCACCAGCAGAATCAGTTGTTGTTGATGGCCCACAGGCAGAGTCACTTGTCATTGATGGCTTACAAGCAGAATCAGTTGTCACTGATGGCCCACAAGCAGAATCAGTTGCCATCGATGGTCTTCAAGCAGAATCAGTTGTTGGTGATGCTTGTCAAGCAGAATCAGTTGTTGGTGATGCTTGTCAAGCACAATCAGTTATCATTGATGGTCCAAGAGCAGAGTCTGTCATAAGTGATCCATCATCCTCTGACGCCAGAATTTCTGGTTCTTGGGATCTATCTGGTGATAAGGTCATAAACAGTTTTAGAGAATCTCAACAATCTCATGCTGAATGTTCTGGTGTTCAATCAGTTACATTCTGGACAAATGGTAACCTATTGGGACTGGAGCCGTCAAAACCTCCTGCTTTTGCTGTGTCAAATGCCACTGATCAGTATTATGTTGCTGGAAGTACATGTGAAAAAGTAGGTCCTCCAAATCCAGCCCTCAAGAGTGATGGGCAAAAAGGAAAACCAAATACATTGGTTGAGAGTGCTGAAAGTGTTAAGGCAGTTTCAAGTTCTAGTAATGGAAAAGTTCAACTTCTAGATTCTAAAGCTGAAAAATCCATTGGTTCACAAAATGGTTTTAATCGTGGTCATGAAGGTGTCTTGAATGGAACTTCTGTAGCTGTGTCAGGAACAGAGCTGGCATCAGATGTCAAAGTAAAATCAACGGAAGCAAATCATGGAAATGATGGAAACTCATCTTTAGTGTTTACACTGGGCCATAGGTTACTTGTAAATGGTTTTCATAGAAAGTTGCCCCTTGCTCACAGTGAAAAATCTGAATCAGTAGGCTCTCTTGTAGCTAGTGTGTTAGATCGGGATAGTGGGAACCATTCTGATGCAAATCGACCAATTTTAAAGACGACCTTTGTGGAGCAGTTTGGGCATGGATCTCCTCTAGGTTCACTCACTTCTTCACCGCCACTTGAGCGTATGAAAATATCTTTCAACCCTATAGATGGCCTTGAGACTTCTAAActgaaactaaaatttcctGATGGAAATCAATCCCATGAAGGCATTAGAGATATGTTTGCTTCATTTCAGTTGGTCCCAGAGCCTGCTATTCCACGGAACGTTGATGGTTCTGATTCTGATGATGATACCTTCTGCAGATCATCTCCTTATATGTCAGATGATTGTCCTAGCCACCAGTCTGAGTCAAATTCAGAGCAGTGGGAATCTGATGAATCCCCCGGAGAAAGCAAGGACCATGAGCTATATGATGCTTTAAGTCGAATTCCATCAATGGAAACTGTTTCAAGCTCTCTTCAAATGGAAGGAGCAACTAAGAATGGCATGCATGTGGAGCATGGACTTCAAAGTACCTATACAGAGAGTAATGTAGAACCTTCTCTGTCAAGTCTTGATCTTCCAAGTTTTGGTGCCATGAACCCTGTATTACCGGGAGAAATAAAGTCTACTGGTCCTAAAAATATCGAACACTTGGAAAACTATGGGGAAGTCACCCCACTGCCACCGCCTCTCCCTCCAGTGCAATGGCGGGTCACTAAGCCACATTCAGATATGGCTGCAGAGGAACAATATTCTGTATCAGAGGCTTTTAAACATGCATTAGATCTGAAGCATTTGGGATCTATCATCAATCAGCAACCTGAGTACCGCCCATCTAATCAACTATCCTCAAAAAAGGAGAACACTATTTCTTATTGCCACAGCGAG CATGAAGACCAGCAGAAGTTGAATAGGCAGAAGAAAGCTAATCAGGTTGCAAATGGCAAGGGGTTTGATGAGGAGGATTTCTTGCATCAAATTAGGAGTAAA TCATTCAGCCTAAGGCCGACAGTTGCAACAAGGCCAATCTTTGCATCAGGTCCAGCTGCAAATGTCAAAGTCACCGCAATTATAGAGAAAGCACATGCAATCCGGCAG GTTGTTGGAAGTGATGATGGTGAGGATGATGATAACTGGAGTGACAGTTGA
- the LOC123219101 gene encoding dof zinc finger protein DOF1.5 codes for MARHEQGIKLFGTTITLHSQQQVKQENADAEAEAKRPDKIIPCPRCKSMETKFCYFNNYNVNQPRHFCKGCQRYWTAGGALRNVPVGAGRRKTKPPGRVGLAGFPEGCLFDGSGEVHQLELDGVVVEEWHVAAHGDFRHVFPVKRRRSNSGSQPY; via the coding sequence ATGGCCAGGCATGAACAGGGCATCAAGCTTTTTGGAACTACAATTACGTTGCATAGTCAACAACAAGTCAAACAAGAAAATGCTGATGCTGAAGCTGAGGCGAAAAGACCTGATAAAATCATTCCTTGCCCGAGATGCAAGAGCATGGAGACAAAGTTTTGTTATTTCAACAATTACAATGTAAACCAGCCTAGACATTTCTGCAAGGGCTGCCAGAGATACTGGACTGCCGGTGGGGCTCTTCGGAACGTCCCTGTGGGTGCTGGCCGCCGGAAAACCAAGCCGCCTGGTCGTGTCGGACTTGCCGGGTTCCCTGAAGGGTGCTTGTTTGATGGTTCGGGTGAGGTGCACCAGCTTGAGTTGGATGGGGTGGTGGTGGAAGAGTGGCACGTGGCCGCTCATGGGGATTTCCGACATGTATTTCCAGTGAAACGGCGACGGAGCAACTCAGGTAGTCAAccttattga